A single genomic interval of Helianthus annuus cultivar XRQ/B chromosome 6, HanXRQr2.0-SUNRISE, whole genome shotgun sequence harbors:
- the LOC110866076 gene encoding glutamate--cysteine ligase, chloroplastic isoform X2, translated as MVSMSQTSPSHVIRTEILHSRSGYTSLFSGSYNTNAFRDKTTVAFPRDSPKTTNAVGVKVRRGDKVIVAASPPTDDASPSTEPLTKEDLVGYLASGCKPKENWRIGTEHEKFGFDLKTLRPMTYEQIADLLNAISERFDWEKIMEGDNIIGLKQGKQSISLEPGGQFELSGAPLETLHQTCAEVNSHLYQVKAVAEEMGIGFIGIGFQPKWERKDIPIMPKGRYEIMRNYMPKVGSLGLDMMFRTCTVQVNLDFSSEADMIRKFRAGLALQPIATALFANSPFTEGKPNGYLSMRSQIWTDTDNNRAGMLPFVFDDSFGFEQYVEYALDVPMYFVYRKKKYIDCAGLSFRDFLAGKLAPLPGEYPTLNDWENHLTTIFPEVRLKRYLEMRGADGGPWRRLCALPAFWVGILYDDISLQNVLDMTADWTEGERQMLRNKDGLERRGYKETGFLNEVAEVVRTGLTPAEKILDLYHGKWGQTVDPVFEELLY; from the exons ATGGTATCAATGTCACAGACGAGTCCGTCACATGTCATTCGGACTGAGATTTTGCATTCTAGGTCCGGATATACTTCACTTTTTAGTGGATCATACAACACAAATGCATTTAGAGATAAGACAACCGTTGCATTTCCACGGGATTCCCCCAAAACTACCAACGCCGTTGGTGTAAAAGTCAGAAGGGGCGATAAAGTAATTGTTGCCGCAAGTCCTCCTACAGATGATGCATCGCCTTCTACAGAGCCACTTACAAAAGAAGATCTTGTTGGATACCTTGCTTCTGGCTGCAAGCCGAAGGAAAACTGGAG AATAGGAACTGAACATGAAAAATTCGGTTTTGATCTTAAGACGTTGCGCCCCATGACTTATGAACAAATTGCCGATCTGTTAAATGCTATTTCTGAGAGATTTGATTGGGAGAAAATCATGGAGGGGGACAACATAATTGGGCTTAAACAG GGAAAGCAAAGTATATCTTTGGAACCTGGTGGTCAGTTCGAACTTAGTGGCGCTCCTCTCGAAACGCTTCATCAAACTTGTGCGGAAGTTAATTCACATCTTTACCAG GTTAAAGCTGTTGCAGAAGAGATGGGAATCGGGTTTATCGGAATTGGTTTCCAGCCAAAATGGGAACGAAAAGATATACCTATAATGCCCAAG GGAAGATACGAGATTATGAGGAATTACATGCCTAAAGTCGGTTCTCTTGGACTTGACATGATGTTCAGGACATGTACCGTTCAG GTTAATCTTGATTTTTCTTCTGAAGCTGACATGATACGCAAATTTCGTGCTGGTCTCGCTTTACAACCC ATTGCGACAGCACTATTTGCTAATTCACCGTTTACAGAAGGAAAGCCAAACGGTTATCTCAGCATGAGGAG cCAAATTTGGACGGATACCGATAACAATCGTGCCGGAATGCTTCCTTTTGTCTTTGATGATTCTTTTGG ATTTGAGCAATACGTTGAATATGCTCTTGATGTCCCGATGTATTTCGTCTATCGGAAGAAAAAGTATATCGATTGTGCGGGATTGTCCTTCAGG GACTTCCTAGCAGGAAAACTCGCTCCACTTCCAGGTGAATATCCAACTCTAAACGATTGGGAAAATCACCTCACTACAATATTCCCCGAG GTTAGACTTAAACGATATTTGGAAATGAGGGGTGCTGACGGAGGGCCATGGAGAAGGTTATGTGCATTGCCCGCTTTTTGG GTGGGCATATTGTACGATGATATATCTCTGCAAAATGTTTTGGACATGACAGCCGATTGGACTGAAGGTGAACGACAGATGTTGAGAAATAAG GATGGCCTGGAGAGAAGAGGATATAAAGAAACAGGATTCTTGAATGAAGTGGCAGAGGTTGTTAGAACAG GTTTAACTCCAGCAGAGAAGATTCTAGATTTATACCATGGGAAATGGGGACAAACCGTCGACCCTGTATTCGAGGAACTACTCTACTAA
- the LOC110866076 gene encoding glutamate--cysteine ligase, chloroplastic isoform X1: MVSMSQTSPSHVIRTEILHSRSGYTSLFSGSYNTNAFRDKTTVAFPRDSPKTTNAVGVKVRRGDKVIVAASPPTDDASPSTEPLTKEDLVGYLASGCKPKENWRIGTEHEKFGFDLKTLRPMTYEQIADLLNAISERFDWEKIMEGDNIIGLKQGKQSISLEPGGQFELSGAPLETLHQTCAEVNSHLYQVKAVAEEMGIGFIGIGFQPKWERKDIPIMPKGRYEIMRNYMPKVGSLGLDMMFRTCTVQVNLDFSSEADMIRKFRAGLALQPIATALFANSPFTEGKPNGYLSMRSQIWTDTDNNRAGMLPFVFDDSFGFEQYVEYALDVPMYFVYRKKKYIDCAGLSFRDFLAGKLAPLPGEYPTLNDWENHLTTIFPEVRLKRYLEMRGADGGPWRRLCALPAFWVGILYDDISLQNVLDMTADWTEGERQMLRNKVPVTGLKTPFRDGLLKHVAEDVLQFAKDGLERRGYKETGFLNEVAEVVRTGLTPAEKILDLYHGKWGQTVDPVFEELLY; the protein is encoded by the exons ATGGTATCAATGTCACAGACGAGTCCGTCACATGTCATTCGGACTGAGATTTTGCATTCTAGGTCCGGATATACTTCACTTTTTAGTGGATCATACAACACAAATGCATTTAGAGATAAGACAACCGTTGCATTTCCACGGGATTCCCCCAAAACTACCAACGCCGTTGGTGTAAAAGTCAGAAGGGGCGATAAAGTAATTGTTGCCGCAAGTCCTCCTACAGATGATGCATCGCCTTCTACAGAGCCACTTACAAAAGAAGATCTTGTTGGATACCTTGCTTCTGGCTGCAAGCCGAAGGAAAACTGGAG AATAGGAACTGAACATGAAAAATTCGGTTTTGATCTTAAGACGTTGCGCCCCATGACTTATGAACAAATTGCCGATCTGTTAAATGCTATTTCTGAGAGATTTGATTGGGAGAAAATCATGGAGGGGGACAACATAATTGGGCTTAAACAG GGAAAGCAAAGTATATCTTTGGAACCTGGTGGTCAGTTCGAACTTAGTGGCGCTCCTCTCGAAACGCTTCATCAAACTTGTGCGGAAGTTAATTCACATCTTTACCAG GTTAAAGCTGTTGCAGAAGAGATGGGAATCGGGTTTATCGGAATTGGTTTCCAGCCAAAATGGGAACGAAAAGATATACCTATAATGCCCAAG GGAAGATACGAGATTATGAGGAATTACATGCCTAAAGTCGGTTCTCTTGGACTTGACATGATGTTCAGGACATGTACCGTTCAG GTTAATCTTGATTTTTCTTCTGAAGCTGACATGATACGCAAATTTCGTGCTGGTCTCGCTTTACAACCC ATTGCGACAGCACTATTTGCTAATTCACCGTTTACAGAAGGAAAGCCAAACGGTTATCTCAGCATGAGGAG cCAAATTTGGACGGATACCGATAACAATCGTGCCGGAATGCTTCCTTTTGTCTTTGATGATTCTTTTGG ATTTGAGCAATACGTTGAATATGCTCTTGATGTCCCGATGTATTTCGTCTATCGGAAGAAAAAGTATATCGATTGTGCGGGATTGTCCTTCAGG GACTTCCTAGCAGGAAAACTCGCTCCACTTCCAGGTGAATATCCAACTCTAAACGATTGGGAAAATCACCTCACTACAATATTCCCCGAG GTTAGACTTAAACGATATTTGGAAATGAGGGGTGCTGACGGAGGGCCATGGAGAAGGTTATGTGCATTGCCCGCTTTTTGG GTGGGCATATTGTACGATGATATATCTCTGCAAAATGTTTTGGACATGACAGCCGATTGGACTGAAGGTGAACGACAGATGTTGAGAAATAAG GTTCCTGTAACTGGTCTGAAAACCCCATTCCGTGATGGGTTGCTGAAACATGTCGCTGAAGATGTTTTACAGTTTGCAAAG GATGGCCTGGAGAGAAGAGGATATAAAGAAACAGGATTCTTGAATGAAGTGGCAGAGGTTGTTAGAACAG GTTTAACTCCAGCAGAGAAGATTCTAGATTTATACCATGGGAAATGGGGACAAACCGTCGACCCTGTATTCGAGGAACTACTCTACTAA